From Saimiri boliviensis isolate mSaiBol1 chromosome 9, mSaiBol1.pri, whole genome shotgun sequence, a single genomic window includes:
- the LOC141585601 gene encoding putative uncharacterized protein CCDC28A-AS1, whose product MESHTVTWARVQWHDLSSLKLPPPGFKQFSSLRLPSSWDSREPGWTSGPCQADSVVLEELNIQGLRTICVWHLG is encoded by the exons atggaatctcacactgtcacctgggctagagtacagtggcatgatctcagctcactaaaacttccacctcctgggttcaagcaattctcctccctcaggctcccaagtagctgggattccag GGAGCCTGGCTGGACTTCAGGCCCCTGTCAGGCAGACTCTGTAGTCCTGGAGGAACTCAACATCCAGGGACTTAGGACCATTTGTGTGTGGCATTTGGGCTAA